From the genome of Methanomassiliicoccales archaeon, one region includes:
- a CDS encoding DEAD/DEAH box helicase: MKDKRLRDQAEQLVGKPDRSIFIKGPYVTLSRPLLEGKTVKELCDDGIFHRDLHDKSIAEFSTLFKHQEDAARAIKNRKNLVISTSTGSGKTEAFLYPIVSKCLELRDSGALRGVVAVLIYPMNALANDQNERLRRLLAGTGITFGTYTGATL, encoded by the coding sequence TTGAAAGACAAGAGACTTCGCGATCAAGCTGAACAGCTCGTTGGAAAACCAGATCGATCAATCTTCATAAAGGGACCGTATGTGACCTTATCTAGACCGCTTCTCGAGGGGAAAACTGTTAAGGAATTATGCGATGATGGGATTTTTCACCGTGATCTGCACGACAAATCAATTGCTGAGTTTTCCACTCTCTTCAAGCATCAGGAAGATGCTGCTCGTGCAATAAAGAACAGAAAAAATCTGGTCATTTCCACGAGTACGGGAAGTGGCAAAACTGAGGCTTTCCTTTATCCCATTGTCAGTAAATGTCTCGAGCTGAGGGACTCAGGCGCACTGAGAGGCGTTGTAGCCGTACTCATTTATCCCATGAACGCCCTAGCAAACGATCAGAACGAAAGATTGAGAAGACTACTAGCCGGGACTGGCATAACATTTGGAACCTATACAGGTGCTACGCT